In Elaeis guineensis isolate ETL-2024a chromosome 1, EG11, whole genome shotgun sequence, a genomic segment contains:
- the LOC114913805 gene encoding L-type lectin-domain containing receptor kinase IX.1, translating into MNHQTAILLHPSMILSSSRTPLPPRIFVVVLFQLVCIMITDALTFSYPSSDAADSITPFGNAYFLDGEIQLTKNVADSSILDSTGSVVYDEPVLLWDKASGKLADFSTNFSFIIDGMNRNISADGITFFLSSYPYDNASARDSNGGALGLFNRSGANWTAPKQIVAVEFDTFENPEYNDSSANHMGIDINRIISVAHRDLNTSIRENSILDASISYNSSTENLTVFLSNSTDPRRNWSISYVVNLRDYLPEEVAVGFSAATGNQTETHKILSWNFSSTDLRPRTKKFALGLGLAIAAVVLLACGFCFVWFMRKYICKKASREKEEDDEEEEDMTIDILVSDAVKRAAGPKRFPYSVLANATNNFAAEGKLGQGGFGEVYVGVLHDPQLEVAIKKISRDSQQGRKEYISEITIIGQLRHRNLVQLIGYCHKKDDLLLVYEYMPNRSLDYHLYNKDRLLAWPERYKIALGLASALLYLHEEWEQCVIHRDVKPSNVMLDSEFNAKLGDFGLARLVDHDCDPLTTVLMGTRGYVAPEYSNTGKASKESDVYSFGVVILEIACGRKPVEARKKKKEVSLVEWVWELYGKRMCLAAADRRLNLNFDKQQLQRLMTVGLWCAHPAYNLRPSIRQAIHVLKCDAPLPNLPHKMPIPIYHPPTGDLYNLASTSLDMYSLTSITGR; encoded by the exons ATGAACCACCAGACGGCAATTCTTCTCCATCCAAGCATGATCCTCAGCAGCTCCAGAACTCCTCTTCCACCTAGAATATTCGTGGTCGTCCTCTTTCAGTTGGTGTGCATCATGATCACCGATGCACTCACCTTCAGCTACCCTAGCTCCGATGCCGCAGACAGCATAACACCTTTCGGGAACGCCTATTTTCTTGACGGAGAAATCCAACTAACCAAGAACGTAGCCGACTCTTCGATTTTAGATAGCACCGGCAGCGTTGTATATGATGAACCGGTACTTCTCTGGGACAAGGCTTCAGGTAAACTCGCTGACTTCAGTACAAATTTCTCCTTCATTATTGATGGCATGAATCGAAATATAAGCGCCGATGGGATTACCTTCTTCCTCTCGTCATACCCTTATGATAATGCGAGCGCGAGGGATTCAAATGGTGGGGCTCTTGGGCTATTTAACCGTTCTGGTGCTAACTGGACGGCACCAAAGCAGATTGTTGCCGTGGAATTCGATACTTTCGAAAACCCAGAGTATAATGATTCGAGTGCCAATCACATGGGAATCGACATCAACAGGATCATCTCTGTTGCGCATCGGGACTTGAATACTAGCATCAGAGAAAACTCCATATTGGATGCATCTATTAGCTACAATTCTAGTACTGAAAATTTGACTGTGTTCCTCAGCAATTCCACAGATCCTAGGAGGAATTGGAGTATCTCTTATGTTGTCAACTTGAGGGATTACCTGCCAGAAGAGGTTGCCGTTGGCTTCTCAGCTGCAACAGGTAATCAAACTGAGACGCACAAGATCCTCTCTTGGAATTTCAGCTCCACTGATCTTAGACCGAGAACCAAAAAGTTTGccttgggcttgggtcttgctatTGCCGCTGTAGTTCTCTTAGCCTGTGGGTTTTGTTTTGTGTGGTTTATGAGAAAATATATATGCAAGAAGGCTagtagagagaaggaagaagatgatgaagaagaagaagatatgacTATTGATATTTTAGTCAGTGATGCAGTGAAGAGAGCCGCTGGACCTAAGAGATTTCCTTATAGCGTACTTGCAAACGCAACCAATAATTTTGCTGCTGAGGGGAAACTTGGACAAGGAGGATTTGGGGAGGTTTACGTGGGAGTATTGCATGACCCACAGCTTGAAGTGGCCATTAAAAAGATCTCGAGAGATTCTCAGCAAGGGAGGAAGGAGTATATATCTGAAATCACGATTATCGGTCAACTAAGGCATCGTAATCTTGTCCAGCTTATTGGTTATTGTCATAAAAAGGATGACTTATTGCTTGTTTATGAGTATATGCCGAACAGAAGCCTTGATTACCATCTATACAACAAGGATAGATTGCTTGCATGGCCGGAGAGGTACAAGATAGCTTTGGGGCTGGCCTCAGCATTGCTTTACCTTCATGAAGAGTGGGAGCAATGCGTTATCCACAGAGACGTGAAGCCGAGCAATGTGATGTTGGATTCAGAGTTCAATGCTAAGCTTGGTGACTTTGGATTGGCAAGGCTCGTCGATCATGATTGCGATCCACTAACAACTGTTTTGATGGGGACCAGGGGATATGTGGCACCTGAATATTCTAATACAG GAAAAGCTAGCAAAGAATCTGATGTCTACAGCTTTGGAGTGGTTATATTGGAAATAGCATGCGGTAGAAAGCCAGTTGaagcaagaaaaaagaaaaaggaagtgaGTTTGGTAGAATGGGTATGGGAGCTTTATGGCAAAAGAATGTGTTTGGCTGCAGCAGATAGAAGGTTGAACTTAAATTTTGATAAGCAACAACTGCAACGCTTGATGACCGTAGGGCTATGGTGTGCTCATCCAGCTTACAATCTCAGACCCTCAATAAGACAAGCAATTCATGTCCTTAAATGTGATGCTCCATTACCAAATTTGCCACACAAGATGCCTATTCCAATATACCATCCTCCAACAGGAGATTTGTATAATCTTGCATCAACTTCATTGGACATGTACTCTCTTACTTCAATAACTGGTCGCTGA